From a region of the Zingiber officinale cultivar Zhangliang chromosome 4B, Zo_v1.1, whole genome shotgun sequence genome:
- the LOC121975393 gene encoding phenylalanine--tRNA ligase beta subunit, cytoplasmic-like isoform X2 yields MMLLRRKPLFGKRSILKKKKRQKLVTRTRKSFIRSRSQPIGIARALRIFIEKEASPLYTVSDVSSKSILKMHVKPETSLIRPFVVCAILRGITFDEARYNSFIELQDKLHQNICRRRTLVAIGTHDLDTIQGPFSYEALPPQEINFVPLKQVKSFRADDLLEYYKSDMKLKKFLHIIENSPVYPVIYDNNRTVLSLPPIINGAHSAINLKTRNVFIECTATDLTKAKIVLNTMVTMFSEYCEKKFEVEPVEVIYSDGKSMICPDLSVSRMEVPLSEIIDPIGISLDVSEVVTLLNKMQLEAAHSSLATGDFNIVVSVPPTRSDILHARDVMEDVAIAYGYNNIPKSKPKCMTTGGRQPLNRFSDKVRAEVARAGYMEVLTWVLCSHEENFSMLRRKDDGDKAVIIANPRSADFEVVRTSLMSCLLKTLKHNIDHPRPIKIFEVGDVVVLGGDRDVGASNNRRLAALYCNVSSGFEEILGLVERIMKVVRAPHINAPDNYLKPSDEPEYFPNRQCSIIFNGKQIGNFGIVHPEVLKKFGIPDPCSFMEIDIQSLL; encoded by the exons ATGATGTT ACTACGGAGAAAGCCATTATTCGGAAAGAGAAgcatcttgaagaagaagaagaggcagaAGCTGGTGACGAGGACGAGGAAGTCATTTATAAGATCGAGGTCGCAGCCAATAG GAATTGCTCGAGCTCTCAGAATTTTCATTGAAAAGGAAGCAAGCCCTTTGTATACGGTCTCTGATGTATCATCTAAATCAATACTCAAAATGCATGTCAAACCCGAG ACCTCATTGATCCGGCCTTTTGTTGTCTGTGCCATTCTAAGAGGAATAACCTTTGATGAAGCAAGATACAACAGCTTCATTGAGCTGCAAGATAAATTACACCAAAATATATGTAG GCGAAGAACCTTAGTTGCTATTGGGACACATGATTTGGATACAATACAGGGTCCTTTTTCATATGAG GCATTACCACCTCAAGAGATTAATTTTGTGCCTTTAAAGCAG GTGAAAAGTTTCAGGGCTGATGATCTGTTGGAATATTACAAA TCAGATATGAAGCTTAAGAAGTTCTTGCACATAATTGAGAACTCTCCTGTGTACCCAGTGATCTATGACAACAATAG AACTGTTCTCTCACTTCCACCAATTATTAACGGTGCACATTCAGCAATCAACCTAAAGACAAGAAATGTGTTCATTGAATGTACTGCCACTGATTTGACAAAAGCTAAGATTGTTTTGAATACAATG GTGACTATGTTTTCTGAATATTGCGAAAAGAAATTTGAGGTGGAACCAGTTGAGGTAATTTATTCTGATGGGAAATCTATGATCTGTCCTGATCTTTCAGTTTCTAGGATGGAAGTCCCTTTATCTGAGATAATTGATCCAATTGGCATCTCTCTTGATGTCTCTGAG GTTGTAACATTATTAAATAAAATGCAACTGGAAGCAGCTCATTCATCATTGGCCACTGGAGATTTTAATATTGTTGTTTCTGTACCTCCCACTCGCAGCGACATTCTGCACGCCCGTGATGTGATGGAA GATGTAGCTATTGCATATGGATACAACAATATCCCAAAATCAAAGCCTAAATGCATGACTACTGGAGGGAGACAACCTTTGAACCGCTTTTCTGATAAAGTCAGAGCTGAG GTTGCAAGGGCAGGTTACATGGAAGTCTTAACATGGGTTTTATGCTCACATGAAGAGAATTTTTCGATGCTAAGGCGAAAGGATGATGGAGATAAAGCTGTTATCATAGCAAATCCTCGTTCTGCTGACTTTGAG GTTGTTAGAACCAGTCTGATGTCATGCTTATTGAAAACCCTAAAGCACAATATTGACCACCCCAGACCTATAAAG ATATTTGAAGTTGGTGATGTTGTTGTGTTGGGTGGTGATCGGGATGTCGGTGCATCAAACAATCGTCGACTTGCAGCATTATATTGTAATGTTTCCTCAGGATTTGAG GAAATTTTGGGATTGGTGGAAAGAATAATGAAAGTTGTAAGAGCACCTCACATTAATGCCCCTGATAATTATCTTAAGCCTTCAGAT GAGCCGGAATATTTTCCTAATAGACAATGCAGCATCATATTTAATGGGAAACAAATTGGGAACTTTGGAATTGTTCATCCCGAG GTTTTGAAGAAATTTGGTATCCCTGATCCTTGTTCTTTCATGGAGATCGACATCCAGTCGTTGTTGTAG
- the LOC121975393 gene encoding phenylalanine--tRNA ligase beta subunit, cytoplasmic-like isoform X1, whose translation MPTVSVGRDRLFAALGETYTQEEFEELCFKFGIELDDVTTEKAIIRKEKHLEEEEEAEAGDEDEEVIYKIEVAANRYDLLCLEGIARALRIFIEKEASPLYTVSDVSSKSILKMHVKPETSLIRPFVVCAILRGITFDEARYNSFIELQDKLHQNICRRRTLVAIGTHDLDTIQGPFSYEALPPQEINFVPLKQVKSFRADDLLEYYKSDMKLKKFLHIIENSPVYPVIYDNNRTVLSLPPIINGAHSAINLKTRNVFIECTATDLTKAKIVLNTMVTMFSEYCEKKFEVEPVEVIYSDGKSMICPDLSVSRMEVPLSEIIDPIGISLDVSEVVTLLNKMQLEAAHSSLATGDFNIVVSVPPTRSDILHARDVMEDVAIAYGYNNIPKSKPKCMTTGGRQPLNRFSDKVRAEVARAGYMEVLTWVLCSHEENFSMLRRKDDGDKAVIIANPRSADFEVVRTSLMSCLLKTLKHNIDHPRPIKIFEVGDVVVLGGDRDVGASNNRRLAALYCNVSSGFEEILGLVERIMKVVRAPHINAPDNYLKPSDEPEYFPNRQCSIIFNGKQIGNFGIVHPEVLKKFGIPDPCSFMEIDIQSLL comes from the exons ATGCCGACGGTGAGCGTCGGGAGGGACCGCCTTTTTGCTGCCCTCGGCGAAACTTATA CGCAGGAGGAGTTCGAGGAACTATGCTTCAAATTCGGCATCGAGCTCGATGATGTT ACTACGGAGAAAGCCATTATTCGGAAAGAGAAgcatcttgaagaagaagaagaggcagaAGCTGGTGACGAGGACGAGGAAGTCATTTATAAGATCGAGGTCGCAGCCAATAG ATATGATTTGCTCTGTCTTGAAGGAATTGCTCGAGCTCTCAGAATTTTCATTGAAAAGGAAGCAAGCCCTTTGTATACGGTCTCTGATGTATCATCTAAATCAATACTCAAAATGCATGTCAAACCCGAG ACCTCATTGATCCGGCCTTTTGTTGTCTGTGCCATTCTAAGAGGAATAACCTTTGATGAAGCAAGATACAACAGCTTCATTGAGCTGCAAGATAAATTACACCAAAATATATGTAG GCGAAGAACCTTAGTTGCTATTGGGACACATGATTTGGATACAATACAGGGTCCTTTTTCATATGAG GCATTACCACCTCAAGAGATTAATTTTGTGCCTTTAAAGCAG GTGAAAAGTTTCAGGGCTGATGATCTGTTGGAATATTACAAA TCAGATATGAAGCTTAAGAAGTTCTTGCACATAATTGAGAACTCTCCTGTGTACCCAGTGATCTATGACAACAATAG AACTGTTCTCTCACTTCCACCAATTATTAACGGTGCACATTCAGCAATCAACCTAAAGACAAGAAATGTGTTCATTGAATGTACTGCCACTGATTTGACAAAAGCTAAGATTGTTTTGAATACAATG GTGACTATGTTTTCTGAATATTGCGAAAAGAAATTTGAGGTGGAACCAGTTGAGGTAATTTATTCTGATGGGAAATCTATGATCTGTCCTGATCTTTCAGTTTCTAGGATGGAAGTCCCTTTATCTGAGATAATTGATCCAATTGGCATCTCTCTTGATGTCTCTGAG GTTGTAACATTATTAAATAAAATGCAACTGGAAGCAGCTCATTCATCATTGGCCACTGGAGATTTTAATATTGTTGTTTCTGTACCTCCCACTCGCAGCGACATTCTGCACGCCCGTGATGTGATGGAA GATGTAGCTATTGCATATGGATACAACAATATCCCAAAATCAAAGCCTAAATGCATGACTACTGGAGGGAGACAACCTTTGAACCGCTTTTCTGATAAAGTCAGAGCTGAG GTTGCAAGGGCAGGTTACATGGAAGTCTTAACATGGGTTTTATGCTCACATGAAGAGAATTTTTCGATGCTAAGGCGAAAGGATGATGGAGATAAAGCTGTTATCATAGCAAATCCTCGTTCTGCTGACTTTGAG GTTGTTAGAACCAGTCTGATGTCATGCTTATTGAAAACCCTAAAGCACAATATTGACCACCCCAGACCTATAAAG ATATTTGAAGTTGGTGATGTTGTTGTGTTGGGTGGTGATCGGGATGTCGGTGCATCAAACAATCGTCGACTTGCAGCATTATATTGTAATGTTTCCTCAGGATTTGAG GAAATTTTGGGATTGGTGGAAAGAATAATGAAAGTTGTAAGAGCACCTCACATTAATGCCCCTGATAATTATCTTAAGCCTTCAGAT GAGCCGGAATATTTTCCTAATAGACAATGCAGCATCATATTTAATGGGAAACAAATTGGGAACTTTGGAATTGTTCATCCCGAG GTTTTGAAGAAATTTGGTATCCCTGATCCTTGTTCTTTCATGGAGATCGACATCCAGTCGTTGTTGTAG
- the LOC121975394 gene encoding 40S ribosomal protein S2-4-like, translating into MAERGGGDRGGFGRGFRRGRGDRGRGDRGRGRRGGRRDEEEKWVPVTKLGRLVKEGKITSLEQIYLHSLPVKEHQIVDTLLGGRLKDEVMKIMPVQKQTRAGQRTRFKAFVVVGDSDGHVGLGVKCAKEVATAIRGAIILAKLSVVPVRRGFWGNKIGKPHTVPCKVTGKCGSVTVRLVPAPRGAGIVAARVPKKVLQFAGIEDVYTSSRGSTKTLGNFVKATFDCLMKTYGFLTPDLWLDTRFSKSPFQEYTDLLAKPTKAILIESTERVEA; encoded by the exons ATGGCGGAACGTGGTGGTGGAGATCGTGGCGGCTTTGGCCGTGGATTCCGGCGCGGGCGGGGTGATCGTGGTCGCGGCGACCGCGGCCGCGGGAGACGCGGAGGGCGGCGTGACGAGGAGGAGAAATGGGTGCCAGTCACCAAGCTCGGCCGCCTCGTCAAGGAGGGAAAAATCACCAGCCTCGAGCAGATTTACCTCCACTCGCTCCCCGTCAAGGAGCACCAGATCGTCGACACCCTCCTCGGCGGCCGCCTCAAGGACGAGGTCATGAAGATCATGCCCGTGCAGAAGCAGACTCGTGCTGGTCAGCGCACCCGCTTCAAGGCCTTCGTTGTCGTCGGCGACAGCGACGGCCACGTCGGTCTCGGAGTTAAGTGCGCCAAGGAGGTCGCCACTGCCATTCGTGGCGCCATCATTTTGGCCAAGCTTTCAGTCGTCCCCGTCAGGAGGGGATTCTGGGGGAACAAGATCGGGAAGCCCCACACTGTGCCCTGCAAGGTTACTGGAAAGTGCGGCTCTGTCACCGTCCGCCTGGTTCCGGCACCGAGAGGGGCAGGGATCGTGGCTGCCCGTGTGCCGAAGAAGGTTCTCCAGTTTGCTGGAATCGAGGACGTGTACACCTCATCTCGCGGCTCGACCAAGACTCTTGGAAACTTTGTGAAG GCCACCTTTGATTGCCTCATGAAAACCTATGGGTTCCTGACACCCGACTTGTGGTTGGACACTCGCTTCAGCAAATCTCCCTTCCAGGAATACACTGACTTGCTTGCAAAGCCTACCAAGGCAATTCTCATCGAAAGCACCGAGAGGGTTGAAGCTTAG
- the LOC121978358 gene encoding polygalacturonase-like, translated as MALHTSVFLCFSIFFSSSFQKHAFGQDNDNVATLHARLADRVYSVEEFGARGDDRSFDNQAFEEAWHKACSCKTASVLLVPNHKYRLRPIRFCGPCKNHITVKIEGTLEASPDPSHWNTHNLGYWILFDSVKNLVVQGGGTINGNGKKWWQKSCKTNNSLPCVGAPSALFFNSCKNLVVKDLKMKDSQQIHLNIQKSMNVKASNLSIIAPESSPNTDGIHVGESSNILIRDTIIRTGDDCISIVNGSRQILTKNIVCGPGHGISIGSLGAKHTKESVSNVFVNDVILKNTTNGIRIKTWQGGQGYAKDITFQNITMHNVKNPIIINQNYCDSKLPCHEQDSAVEVSHVLYKNIKGTSASREAMTFNCSNNVGCHHIVLQNIDLVGEGGEVVTSACNNFKWQGIGKIIPSLCA; from the exons ATGGCTCTGCATACTTCTGTTTTCCTCTGCTTTTcgatcttcttctcctcctccttccaaAAGCATGCATTTGGCCAAGATAATGATAATGTTGCTACGCTACATGCTCGCTTAGCCGATCGAGTTTACAGTGTTGAGGAATTTGGTGCCAGGGGAGATGATAGATCGTTTGACAACCAG GCATTTGAAGAGGCATGGCATAAGGCTTGTTCTTGCAAAACAGCCTCTGTTCTTTTGGTGCCTAATCACAAATACAGATTAAGGCCTATTAGATTCTGTGGTCCTTGCAAAAATCATATCACAGTGAAG ATTGAGGGAACGCTTGAAGCTTCTCCGGACCCCTCTCACTGGAACACCCACAATTTGGGGTATTGGATATTGTTTGATAGCGTGAAAAACCTAGTGGTTCAAGGTGGTGGGACGATCAATGGGAATGGCAAAAAATGGTGGCAAAAGTCATGCAAAACTAACAATTCCTTG CCTTGTGTCGGCGCACCCTCG GCATTGTTCTTCAATTCATGCAAGAACTTGGTGGTAAAGGATCTCAAGATGAAAGATAGCCAACAAATCCATCTAAACATTCAAAAAAGCATGAATGTCAAAGCTTCAAATCTGTCAATCATCGCACCCGAATCAAGCCCAAACACAGATGGAATTCATGTCGGCGAGAGTAGCAATATCCTAATAAGAGATACCATCATCAGAACAGGAGACGATTGCATATCCATTGTGAATGGTTCACGACAAATACTCACCAAAAACATCGTATGTGGTCCAGGTCATGGAATCAG CATTGGCAGTTTGGGAGCTAAACACACAAAGGAAAGTGTGTCCAATGTGTTTGTGAATGATGTCATATTGAAGAacacaacaaatggtattagGATCAAGACATGGCAA GGCGGGCAAGGCTACGCGAAGGACATCACATTCCAAAACATCACTATGCACAACGTCAAGAATCCCATAATTATTAACCAAAACTACTGCGACTCGAAACTTCCTTGTCATGAACAG GATTCAGCAGTGGAAGTGAGTCACGTACTCTACAAGAACATCAAGGGAACCAGCGCTTCGAGAGAAGCCATGACATTTAACTGCAGCAACAATGTCGGGTGTCACCACATTGTGCTGCAGAACATCGACTTGGTGGGCGAGGGTGGAGAGGTTGTGACAAGTGCGTGTAATAATTTCAAATGGCAAGGGATTGGGAAGATCATTCCTAGTCTATGTGCTTGA